From Pongo pygmaeus isolate AG05252 chromosome 1, NHGRI_mPonPyg2-v2.0_pri, whole genome shotgun sequence, one genomic window encodes:
- the TMCO2 gene encoding transmembrane and coiled-coil domain-containing protein 2, with product MSTSSSSSWDNLLESLSLSTVWNWIQASFLGETSAPQQTSLGLLDNLAPAVQIILRISFLILLGIGIYALWKRSIQSIQKTLLLVITLYKLYKKGSDIFEALLANPEGSGLRIQDNNNLFLSLGLQEKILKKLQTVENKMKNLEGIIIAQKPATKRDCSSEPYCSCSDCQSPLPTSGFTSPFEM from the exons ATGTCAACATCTTCATCTTCTAGCTGGGACAACCTcttagagtctctctctctgagcACAGTATGGAATTGGATACAAGCAAGTTTTTTGGGAGAGACTAGTGCACCTCAGCAAACAAGTTTGGGACTATTAGATAATCTTGCTCCGGCTGTGCAAATCATCTTGAggatttctttcttgattttattgGGAATAGGAATATATGCCTTATGGAAACGAAGTATTCAGTCAATTCAG aaaacattgtTGTTAGTAATCACACTCTACAAACTTTACAAGAAGGGCTCAGATATTTTTGAGGCTTTGCTAGCCAACCCAGAAGGAAGTGGTCTCCGAATTCAAGACAATAATAATCTTTTCCTGTCCTTGGGTCTGcaagagaaaattttgaaaaaacttcagacagtggaaaacaaaatgaagaacctAGAGGGGATAATCATTGCTCAAAAACCTGCCACAAAGAGGGATTGCTCTTCTGAGCCCTACTGCAGCTGCTCTGACTGCCAGAGTCCCTTGCCCACATCAGGGTTTACTTCCCCATTTGAAATGTGA